Proteins found in one Pelmatolapia mariae isolate MD_Pm_ZW linkage group LG7, Pm_UMD_F_2, whole genome shotgun sequence genomic segment:
- the LOC134632442 gene encoding ADP-ribosylation factor 5-like has protein sequence MGLTISSIFGRLFGKKQMRILMVGLDAAGKTTILYKLKLGEIVTTIPTIGFNVETVEFKNISFTVWDVGGQDKIRPLWRHYFQNTQGLIFVVDSNDRERVTESAEELSKMLQEDELKDAVLLVFANKQDLPNALSVSELTDKLGLHALRSRTWHIESTCATQGTGLYEGLDWLSQELSKN, from the exons ATGGGGCTCACCATCTCGTCCATCTTCGGTCGGCTATTTGGCAAAAAACAGATGAGGATTTTGATGG TTGGATTGGATGCTGCGGGAAAAACGACCATCTTGTACAAACTGAAGCTGGGTGAAATTGTAACTACCATCCCAACCATCG GTTTTAATGTGGAGACGgtagaatttaaaaatatcagTTTCACCGTGTGGGACGTGGGTGGCCAGGACAAGATCAGACCTCTCTGGAGGCATTACTTCCAGAACACACAG GGCCTCATCtttgtagtggacagcaatgaCAGAGAAAGAGTGACTGAATCAGCAGAAGAGCTGTCTAAGATG CTGCAAGAAGACGAGTTGAAAGATGCCGTTTTGCTGGTATTTGCAAACAAACAAGATCTTCCCAACGCCTTATCGGTCAGCGAGCTGACGGACAAACTTGGCCTTCATGCCCTTCGCAGCAGAACT TGGCACATTGAGTCTACCTGCGCTACCCAGGGCACTGGGCTATATGAAGGACTTGACTGGCTATCCCAAGAGTTGTCCAAGAACTGA